The sequence CGACAATCGCTCCTTCGACACCGGGCCGCGTGTATACCCACCAGGCGGCGGTGAAGAGCAGGGCCGTGAGAAGCTCCACCGCGAAGTAGCGGACGGGGATCTTGCATTTGCAGTCGGCACAACGCCCGCGGAGCAGCAGCCAACTGAAGAGCGGGATGTTCCGCTTCAGCGGGATCGGGCTCTTGCACTTCGGGCAGAACGAGCGCTTCGGCTCGTTGACGGAAAGCCCGAGCGGCACCCGGTAAATGACGACATTGAGGAAGGAGCCGATGCAGGCCCCGATCAGGAACGCCGGAATCAGCCAGAGCCAGTGGTCGAAAGGAGGATAGAAAGGCAAGGTGGTGCTATTCAACGGGCTGGCGGAAATGTGCCAAGCGCGAAGTTCAGTCGATCCACCGGCTTGGCGGTTGAAATGTGAAGCCTCGGACGAAACACTGCCGCCATGTCCGCCCGCACCGCCGCCACCGAAGTCGCCCGCCGTCTCGCCGAAGCCGGCCACACCGCGCTCTTCGCGGGCGGTTGCGTGCGCGATGGTTTGTTAGGCAAGGAGCCGAAGGATTACGACGTGGCCACCTCCGCCACACCCGCTCAGGTGCTGCGGTTGTTCCCCGGCTCGAACGAGGTCGGCGCGCACTTCGGCGTGGTGATCGTGAAACAGGACGGTGTCCACATCGAGGTGGCCACCTTCCGCACCGATGGCAGCTACAAGGACGGCCGTCGTCCCGAAACCGTGGAGTTCTCGACGCCCCCGGAAGACGCGCAACGCCGCGACTTCACGGTGAACGGGCTGTTCCAGAATCCGGTCAGCGGCGAGATCATCGATTACGTCGGCGGCCTCGCCGACCTGAAGGCCCGCACGCTGCGGGCGATCGGTACACCGGGCGACCGCTTCGGCGAGGACGCGCTGCGGCTGCTGCGCGCGGTCCGTTTCGCCACCGTGCTGGGATTCGAAATCGAACCGATTACCTGGCAGGCGATCCGCGACCACGCGGACGATCTCGCGAAGATCTCTCCGGAGCGCATCCGGGACGAGTTCTCGAAACTGATCACCGCGCCGAACCGTCGCCGCGGTCTGGAACTGCTGGTGGATTCCGGTTTGATCCGTCACATCGTACCCGAGGTGTTGGCTTTGATCGGTTGCGACCAGCCGCCTCAATGGCACCCCGAGGGCGATGTCTACATCCACACCTCCATCATGCTGGAAATGCTCGGCACGGATGCCTCGCTGGAGCTGTGCTTGGCGGTGCTGCTGCACGACATCGCGAAGCCACCGACCCGCACCTACGATGAAGCCGAGGATCGCATCCGGTTCAACGGCCACGACGCGATGGGCGCGGTGATGGCGGAGGAAATCCTGCGCCGCCTGAAGTATCCGAACCACGTGATCGAAGCGGTGGTCCCGATGGTGGCCCGTCACATGCAGTTCATGAACGTCCAGAAAATGCGCACCGCGAAGCTGAAGCGCTTCATGGCCAGCGCGGAGTTCGAGGACGAGCTGGAACTGCATCGCGTGGACTGCGGTTCTTCGAACGGCTTCACGGACAACTACGAGTATCTGCTGGCGAAGCGCGAGGAGTTCTCCAGCCAGCCCTTGATCCCCGCCCCGCTCGTCGGCGGCCGGGACCTCATCGCCATGGGGTTCACTCCGGGACCGCAGTTCCGGGAATGGCTGGAAGCGGTGGAAACCGAGCAACTCGAAGGCCGGATCACCGACCGGGAGGCGGCTCTGGGCTTGCTGCGTGAATTGACGTCAAAGGCCAAAAATTGACAGGAACACCAAGACCCGGCGTAGAGTGCCGTGTGTTTAGGTTGGATGTCATGCCCCTGATACGGGTGGCGGCTTGCTGCGCCCTCGTGTCTCCTGTGAATGCCGGAGCAGAAGCGCTCGATTTAGCGAAGGCCTATCCGTCCCAATCCCCTCTCCCGGCGGAGATGGATGATGCCAAGCAGGCGGCCATCGCGAAAATGGCGGCCGCATATCCGGTGCGGCCGGTGAAACCGAATGGCAAGGGCCTGAAGGAAGAAGATCTGCTGAAGGCACTCGATGACATCCGCGACACCTTCGGTTTGCCCGGCGAAGGACGTCGCATCGAGGTGGACGATGAATCCGCCAAGCCGCAACCCGCGTCGGCCGCGGCGGGCTTGAACAGCGATCTCATCCCCGCGGTGTCGAACCTCTCCAAGCTCTACGCGGGCTGCAATCCCGACCAAGCCACGCGCGTCGAAGCCCTCTACAAGGAGCTCATCGGGCTGTGGCTCAAGTCCGCGCCGAAGCCCGGCGACCAGGTGCGCTGGATGGGCAATGGCTATGCCTGGCGTTCGCGCGGACCGGCCTTACTCGGCATGCTGCACACCTTGCCAGCGGAGTTGCACGACCGCGCCGCGGCGGCGATCGCGCTCACCTCGGGTGGCGAGT comes from Luteolibacter sp. LG18 and encodes:
- a CDS encoding CCA tRNA nucleotidyltransferase — encoded protein: MSARTAATEVARRLAEAGHTALFAGGCVRDGLLGKEPKDYDVATSATPAQVLRLFPGSNEVGAHFGVVIVKQDGVHIEVATFRTDGSYKDGRRPETVEFSTPPEDAQRRDFTVNGLFQNPVSGEIIDYVGGLADLKARTLRAIGTPGDRFGEDALRLLRAVRFATVLGFEIEPITWQAIRDHADDLAKISPERIRDEFSKLITAPNRRRGLELLVDSGLIRHIVPEVLALIGCDQPPQWHPEGDVYIHTSIMLEMLGTDASLELCLAVLLHDIAKPPTRTYDEAEDRIRFNGHDAMGAVMAEEILRRLKYPNHVIEAVVPMVARHMQFMNVQKMRTAKLKRFMASAEFEDELELHRVDCGSSNGFTDNYEYLLAKREEFSSQPLIPAPLVGGRDLIAMGFTPGPQFREWLEAVETEQLEGRITDREAALGLLRELTSKAKN